A region of Malaclemys terrapin pileata isolate rMalTer1 chromosome 5, rMalTer1.hap1, whole genome shotgun sequence DNA encodes the following proteins:
- the PPP2CB gene encoding serine/threonine-protein phosphatase 2A catalytic subunit beta isoform, whose protein sequence is MEEKGFSKELDQWIEQLNECKQLSESQVRSLCEKAKEILTKESNVQEVRCPVTVCGDVHGQFHDLMELFRIGGKSPDTNYLFMGDYVDRGYYSVETVTLLVALKVRYPERITILRGNHESRQITQVYGFYDECLRKYGNANVWKYFTDLFDYLPLTALVDGQIFCLHGGLSPSIDTLDHIRALDRLQEVPHEGPMCDLLWSDPDDRGGWGISPRGAGYTFGQDISETFNHANGLTLVSRAHQLVMEGYNWCHDRNVVTIFSAPNYCYRCGNQAAIMELDDTLKYSFLQFDPAPRRGEPHVTRRTPDYFL, encoded by the exons atggAGGAGAAGGGCTTCTCCAAGGAGCTGGACCAGTGGATCGAGCAGCTCAACGAGTGCAAGCAGCTGAGCGAGAGCCAGGTGCGGAGCCTCTGCGAGAAG GCTAAAGAAATACTTACAAAAGAATCAAATGTGCAGGAGGTGCGTTGCCCTGTTACAGTGTGTGGGGATGTCCATGGTCAATTCCATGATCTTATGGAACTCTTCAGAATTGGTGGGAAATCGCCAGACACAAACTACCTGTTCATGGGAGACTATGTGGATAGAGGCTATTACTCGGTGGAAACAGTGACTCTTCTTGTGGCACTAAAG GTGCGTTATCCAGAACGCATTACAATACTGAGAGGAAATCATGAGAGCAGACAAATTACACAAGTGTATGGCTTTTATGATGAGTGTCTACGAAAGTATGGAAATGCCAATGTTTGGAAGTATTTCACAGATCTGTTTGATTATCTTCCACTTACAGCTCTAGTAGATGGCCAG ATATTCTGTCTCCATGGGGGTCTCTCTCCATCTATAGATACACTGGATCATATCAGAGCTCTGGATCGTCTACAGGAAGTTCCACATGAG GGCCCAATGTGTGATCTCTTATGGTCAGATCCAGATGATCGTGGAGGCTGGGGTATTTCTCCACGTGGTGCTGGCTACACGTTTGGACAGGATATCTCTGAAACATTTAACCATGCCAATGGTCTTACACTGGTCTCCCGTGCTCATCAACTTGTGATGGAG GGTTACAACTGGTGTCATGATCGAAATGTGGTTACCATTTTCAGTGCACCCAATTACTGCTATCGTTGTGGGAACCAGGCTGCTATCATGGAACTAGATGACACTTTAAAATATTCCTT